A stretch of Prionailurus bengalensis isolate Pbe53 chromosome E4, Fcat_Pben_1.1_paternal_pri, whole genome shotgun sequence DNA encodes these proteins:
- the RGS16 gene encoding regulator of G-protein signaling 16 isoform X1: protein MCRTLAAFPTTCLERAKEFKTRLGIFLHKSELGSDTGSVGKFEWSSKHGKEGRNFSEDVLGWKESFDLLLSSKNGVAAFHAFLKTEFSEENLEFWLACEEFKKLRSATKLASRAHKIFDEFIRSEAPKEVNIDHETRELTRTNVQAATATCFDVAQGKTRTLMEKDSYPRFLKSPAYRDLAAQAAAALASPSSCGPVEPSHT, encoded by the exons ATGTGCCGGACCCTGGCCGCCTTCCCCACCACCTGCCTGGAGAG AGCCAAAGAGTTCAAGACACGGCTGGGGATCTTTCTTCACAAATCAGAGCTGGGCTCTGATACTGGCAGTGTTGGCAAGTTCGAGTGGAGTAGCAAACACGGCAAAGAGGG cagAAACTTCTCAGAAGATGTGCTGGGGTGGAAAGAGTCATTTGACTTGCTACTGAGCAGTAAAA ATGGAGTAGCCGCCTTCCACGCTTTCCTGAAGACGGAGTTCAGCGAGGAGAACCTGGAGTTCTGGCTGGCCTGTGAGGAGTTTAAGAAGCTCCGGTCGGCTACCAAGCTGGCCTCCCGGGCTCACAAGATCTTTGATGAATTCATCCGCAGTGAAGCCCCAAAAGAG GTGAACATAGACCACGAGACCAGGGAGCTGACCAGGACGAATGTGCAGGCCGCCACAGCCACTTGCTTTGACGTGGCTCAGGGGAAGACCCGCACCCTGATGGAGAAGGACTCGTATCCGCGCTTCCTGAAGTCACCTGCTTACCGGGACCTGGCCGCCCAAGCCGCGGCCGCCTTGGCCTCTCCGTCCAGCTGCGGCCCGGTGGAGCCCTCACACACCTGA
- the RGS16 gene encoding regulator of G-protein signaling 16 isoform X2: MCRTLAAFPTTCLERAKEFKTRLGIFLHKSELGSDTGSVGKFEWSSKHGKEGNFSEDVLGWKESFDLLLSSKNGVAAFHAFLKTEFSEENLEFWLACEEFKKLRSATKLASRAHKIFDEFIRSEAPKEVNIDHETRELTRTNVQAATATCFDVAQGKTRTLMEKDSYPRFLKSPAYRDLAAQAAAALASPSSCGPVEPSHT, translated from the exons ATGTGCCGGACCCTGGCCGCCTTCCCCACCACCTGCCTGGAGAG AGCCAAAGAGTTCAAGACACGGCTGGGGATCTTTCTTCACAAATCAGAGCTGGGCTCTGATACTGGCAGTGTTGGCAAGTTCGAGTGGAGTAGCAAACACGGCAAAGAGGG AAACTTCTCAGAAGATGTGCTGGGGTGGAAAGAGTCATTTGACTTGCTACTGAGCAGTAAAA ATGGAGTAGCCGCCTTCCACGCTTTCCTGAAGACGGAGTTCAGCGAGGAGAACCTGGAGTTCTGGCTGGCCTGTGAGGAGTTTAAGAAGCTCCGGTCGGCTACCAAGCTGGCCTCCCGGGCTCACAAGATCTTTGATGAATTCATCCGCAGTGAAGCCCCAAAAGAG GTGAACATAGACCACGAGACCAGGGAGCTGACCAGGACGAATGTGCAGGCCGCCACAGCCACTTGCTTTGACGTGGCTCAGGGGAAGACCCGCACCCTGATGGAGAAGGACTCGTATCCGCGCTTCCTGAAGTCACCTGCTTACCGGGACCTGGCCGCCCAAGCCGCGGCCGCCTTGGCCTCTCCGTCCAGCTGCGGCCCGGTGGAGCCCTCACACACCTGA